A genomic segment from Helicobacter sp. NHP19-012 encodes:
- a CDS encoding glycosyltransferase, whose product MIVALVVDSFEDKSNGTSMTCYRFYQALKARGHEVRVVAPFVHGDGFYGLQERYIPLVTEISHKQHMIFGKPDREILAQAFEGVDIVHVFLPFKLEKVAVEVAHKLKVPYVGAFHLQPEHITYNMKLQNLGWLNRFIFWWFKQNYYQHIHHIHCPSPLIKAELERHGYGGKKYVISNGFDPLYAKRPKNTKTDNLYHIIMIGRYSNEKNQQVLIEAVRLSKYKEQIKLHLKGIGPNLAKLQKCAEGLAHPVDFGFLEPKDLLALLYQCDLYIHTADVEGEAIACLEAMSCGIVPIISDSKISATNQFALDDRSLFKSNDPKDLAQKIDYWLEHPDERTEAENAYATSAQNYTLEDSIQKALAMYAEAIRDFQHIYRS is encoded by the coding sequence GTGATTGTTGCCTTAGTAGTGGATAGTTTTGAGGACAAGAGCAACGGGACTTCAATGACTTGTTATCGCTTTTACCAAGCCCTAAAAGCAAGGGGGCATGAGGTGCGGGTGGTCGCGCCCTTTGTCCATGGCGATGGCTTTTATGGCTTGCAAGAGCGCTATATCCCCTTAGTTACCGAGATTTCGCACAAACAGCACATGATTTTTGGCAAGCCCGATAGAGAGATTTTAGCCCAAGCCTTTGAGGGCGTGGACATTGTGCATGTCTTTTTGCCCTTTAAGCTAGAAAAAGTCGCCGTTGAGGTGGCGCATAAATTAAAAGTCCCCTATGTCGGGGCGTTTCACCTACAGCCCGAGCATATCACCTATAATATGAAGTTACAAAACTTAGGCTGGTTGAACCGCTTTATCTTTTGGTGGTTTAAGCAAAACTACTACCAACACATACACCATATCCATTGCCCCTCCCCCTTGATTAAAGCCGAGCTAGAAAGGCATGGCTATGGGGGCAAAAAGTATGTCATTTCTAACGGCTTTGACCCCCTTTATGCCAAACGCCCTAAGAATACCAAGACAGATAACCTCTACCATATCATCATGATCGGGCGTTACTCTAATGAGAAAAACCAGCAGGTGTTGATAGAGGCGGTGCGTCTAAGTAAGTATAAAGAGCAAATCAAACTCCACTTAAAGGGCATAGGACCCAATCTAGCAAAACTACAAAAATGCGCTGAGGGGCTCGCCCACCCTGTGGATTTTGGCTTTTTAGAGCCTAAGGACTTACTCGCCCTGCTTTATCAATGCGATTTATACATCCACACCGCCGATGTGGAGGGCGAGGCGATCGCCTGTTTAGAGGCGATGAGTTGCGGGATTGTGCCTATCATTTCAGATAGTAAAATCAGTGCCACAAATCAATTTGCCCTAGACGATCGTTCGCTCTTTAAGTCCAACGACCCCAAAGACTTAGCCCAAAAGATCGACTATTGGCTAGAACACCCCGATGAGCGCACTGAGGCTGAAAACGCCTACGCCACCAGCGCACAAAACTACACCCTAGAGGACTCCATCCAAAAAGCCCTGGCCATGTATGCAGAGGCGATTAGGGATTTTCAGCA
- the cmoB gene encoding tRNA 5-methoxyuridine(34)/uridine 5-oxyacetic acid(34) synthase CmoB: protein MTRCEGIHRGVPICLPPELSLEQVYQEALALKPWRKGPFCFTQNDKGFCIDSEWQSYMKWDLIKGAINLEGLEVADIGCNNGYYLFCMQEQRPKSLVGFDPSPLCERQFHWLNGFLKTPILYEKLGVEDLRTYPKHFDVLFCLGVLYHRKDPHSTLKALFMGLKPSGVLVLDTLIYDSPLEVALCPSTYAKMSNVFFIPSPKALQNWAFKAGFKECSPLAFKSTDTSEQRKSAWIDGLSLESFLDPKDPTKSIEGYPAPLRGYFILRK, encoded by the coding sequence TTGACCCGCTGTGAGGGCATCCATAGGGGCGTGCCTATTTGCCTACCCCCTGAATTATCTTTAGAGCAAGTCTATCAAGAGGCATTAGCCCTAAAGCCATGGCGCAAAGGACCTTTTTGTTTTACCCAAAACGATAAGGGCTTTTGCATTGACAGCGAATGGCAAAGCTACATGAAATGGGATTTAATCAAGGGGGCAATCAACCTAGAGGGGCTAGAAGTCGCCGACATAGGGTGCAACAATGGCTACTACCTTTTTTGCATGCAAGAGCAACGCCCTAAAAGCCTAGTGGGCTTTGATCCTAGCCCACTTTGTGAAAGACAATTTCATTGGCTCAATGGTTTTTTAAAGACCCCCATTCTTTACGAGAAACTGGGTGTGGAGGACTTACGCACCTACCCTAAACACTTTGATGTGCTCTTTTGTTTGGGCGTGCTTTACCACAGAAAAGACCCGCATAGCACGCTTAAAGCCTTGTTTATGGGCTTAAAGCCTAGCGGGGTGTTGGTGCTAGACACCTTGATTTATGACAGCCCCCTAGAAGTCGCCCTATGCCCTAGCACCTATGCCAAAATGTCTAATGTCTTTTTTATCCCTAGCCCTAAAGCCTTGCAAAATTGGGCTTTTAAGGCGGGCTTTAAAGAGTGTAGCCCCCTTGCCTTTAAAAGCACGGACACAAGCGAACAACGCAAAAGTGCGTGGATTGACGGGCTTAGTTTAGAGTCCTTTTTAGACCCTAAAGACCCTACAAAGAGCATAGAGGGTTACCCTGCCCCCCTTAGGGGGTATTTTATCTTGCGTAAATGA
- a CDS encoding PaaI family thioesterase yields METPIEEGLLVCSKLDQTLCADLVSFGGNKATVCFTPKEFMLCEEDVVHAGFIVSAASFAALCALNKKNSLISSMKLGLLAPIELKQEVFFNAVVVHASSKKCAVHVEGEFMEIKVFEGDFEILVFEKRPFKFNFKEDQ; encoded by the coding sequence ATGGAAACGCCGATTGAAGAGGGCTTGCTGGTTTGCTCCAAATTAGACCAAACCCTTTGCGCCGACTTAGTGTCCTTTGGGGGCAATAAAGCCACCGTGTGTTTCACGCCTAAAGAGTTCATGCTCTGTGAAGAAGACGTCGTGCATGCGGGCTTTATTGTGAGTGCAGCGAGTTTTGCAGCTTTGTGTGCGCTGAATAAAAAGAATAGCCTCATTTCTTCCATGAAATTAGGCTTACTCGCCCCCATTGAGCTCAAGCAAGAGGTGTTTTTTAATGCGGTGGTGGTGCATGCCAGCTCTAAGAAATGTGCCGTGCATGTGGAGGGGGAGTTTATGGAAATCAAAGTCTTTGAGGGGGATTTTGAGATTTTAGTCTTTGAGAAACGCCCCTTTAAATTCAATTTTAAGGAAGATCAGTGA